A DNA window from Jaculus jaculus isolate mJacJac1 chromosome 1, mJacJac1.mat.Y.cur, whole genome shotgun sequence contains the following coding sequences:
- the LOC101597426 gene encoding ATP synthase subunit beta, mitochondrial-like, producing MLSLVGRVASASASAALRGLSPSASLPPAQLLLRAAPAAVHPARDYAAQTSPAAKAGVATGRIAAVIGAVVDVQFNEGLPPILNALEVQGRETRLVLEVAQHLGEGTVRTIAMDGTEGLVRCQKVLDSGAPIKIPVGPETLGRIMNVIGEPIDERGPIKTKQFAAIHAEAPEFIEMSVEQEILVTGIKVVDLLVPYAKGGKIGLFGGAGVGKTVPIMELINNVAKAHGGYSVFAGVGERTREGNDLYHEMIESGVINLKDATSKVALVYGQMNEPPGAHARVALTGLTVAEYFRDQEGQDALLFIDNIFHFTQAGSEVSALLGRIPSAVGYQPTLATDMGTMQERITTTKKGSITSVQAIYVPADDLTDPAPATTFAHLDATTVLSRATAELGIYPAVDPLDSTSRIMEPNIVGSEHYDVARGVQKILQDYKSLQDIIAILGMDELSEEDKLTVSRARKIQRFLSQPFQVAEVFTGHMRKLVPLKETIKGFQQILAGEYDHLPEQAFYMVGPIEEAVAKADKLAEEHAS from the coding sequence ATGTTGAGTCTTGTGGGCCGTGTGGCCTCTGCCTCGGCCTCCGCGGCCTTGCGGGGACTCAGCCCTTCGGCGTCGCTACCTCCGGCTCAGCTTTTACTGCGAGCCGCCCCGGCAGCGGTGCATCCTGCTAGAGACTATGCGGCTCAAACGTCGCCGGCTGCGAAGGCAGGCGTCGCCACCGGTCGCATTGCGGCGGTCATCGGCGCCGTGGTGGACGTCCAGTTTAACGAGGGATTGCCACCGATCCTAAATGCCTTGGAAGTGCAAGGCAGGGAGACCAGGCTGGTTTTGGAGGTGGCCCAACATTTGGGTGAGGGCACGGTAAGAACTATTGCTATGGATGGTACAGAAGGCTTGGTTAGATGCCAGAAAGTACTGGATTCCGGGGCACCAATCAAAATTCCTGTTGGTCCTGAGACCTTGGGCAGAATCATGAATGTCATTGGGGAGCCTATTGACGAGAGAGGTCCTATCAAAACCAAACAATTTGCTGCTATTCATGCGGAGGCTCCTGAGTTCATAGAGATGAGTGTTGAGCAGGAAATTCTGGTCACTGGTATCAAGGTTGTGGATCTGCTAGTTCCGTATGCCAAGGGTGGCAAAATTGGGCTCTTTGGTGGTGCTGGAGTCGGCAAGACAGTACCGATCATGGAGTTGATCAACAATGTTGCCAAAGCCCATGGTGGTTATTCTGTGTTTGCTGGTGTCGGTGAGAGGACCCGTGAGGGCAATGACTTATACCATGAAATGATTGAATCAGGTGTTATCAACTTAAAAGATGCTACATCTAAGGTAGCGCTGGTGTATGGTCAGATGAATGAACCACCTGGTGCTCACGCCCGGGTAGCTCTGACTGGACTGACTGTTGCTGAATACTTCAGAGACCAAGAAGGTCAAGATGCACTGCTGTTTATCGACAATATCTTCCACTTCACCCAGGCTGGCTCAGAGGTGTCTGCCTTATTGGGTAGAATCCCTTCTGCTGTGGGTTACCAGCCAACCCTGGCCACTGACATGGGCACCATGCAGGAACGGATCACCACCACCAAGAAGGGATCTATCACTTCTGTGCAGGCTATCTATGTGCCTGCTGATGACTTGACTGACCCTGCCCCAGCAACCACTTTTGCCCATTTGGATGCCACTACCGTGCTATCCCGTGCTACTGCGGAGTTGGGCATTTATCCAGCTGTGGATCCTTTGGACTCCACCTCTCGCATCATGGAACCCAACATTGTGGGCAGTGAGCATTACGATGTTGCCAGAGGGGTGCAAAAGATTCTGCAGGACTACAAATCCCTTCAGGACATCATTGCCATCCTGGGTATGGATGAACTTTCTGAGGAAGATAAATTGACTGTGTCCCGGGCAAGGAAAATACAGCGCTTCTTGTCCCAGCCATTCCAGGTTGCTGAGGTCTTCACAGGTCACATGAGAAAGCTGGTGCCCCTGAAGGAGACCATTAAAGGATTCCAGCAGATTTTGGCTGGTGAATATGACCATCTCCCAGAACAGGCCTTCTATATGGTGGGACCCATTGAAGAAGCTGTGGCAAAAGCTGACAAACTGGCTGAAGAGCATGCATCGTGA